From Humisphaera borealis, the proteins below share one genomic window:
- the xseB gene encoding exodeoxyribonuclease VII small subunit: MAKKTIQPAPKTFEEALAELESILKQIEAGSLGLEDSLTKYERGNFLIQHCRGVLSTAEKQIELISGSAEAGVRTTTMAREMDEDDENDEDDKP, from the coding sequence ATGGCCAAGAAAACGATTCAACCAGCGCCCAAGACGTTCGAAGAAGCTCTCGCCGAGCTGGAATCGATCCTGAAACAGATCGAAGCCGGCTCCCTCGGGCTGGAAGACAGCCTGACGAAATACGAGCGGGGCAACTTCCTCATCCAGCATTGCCGAGGCGTCCTGAGCACCGCGGAAAAGCAGATTGAGCTGATCAGCGGGTCAGCCGAGGCCGGCGTGCGGACCACGACGATGGCACGCGAGATGGACGAAGACGACGAGAACGACGAAGACGACAAACCGTAA
- a CDS encoding M14 family zinc carboxypeptidase: protein MNPLRHGRRLAIALFCAATMAGCSPSPGTIARPTPPMSQPATTVTVPPRVVTLGHSIEARPIVLHLFGDTAVGPANTVLIFGGIHGNEPTSAGVCRELVAYLTANPDAWQGRCVAILPEANPDGLNRRIRTNKNLIDLNRNFPAANWKKTRRSSFFGGDAPATEPETKVLISLIEQNKPARIVSVHSMADPCNNYDGPGEALAERMAKHNGYPVKASIGYPTPGSFGSWAGGDKQIPVITLELPSRATTEASWKGNREALLAAVRG from the coding sequence ATGAATCCACTGCGTCACGGACGACGTCTGGCGATTGCCCTCTTTTGCGCCGCGACAATGGCCGGCTGTTCGCCGAGCCCAGGTACGATCGCACGGCCGACGCCGCCCATGTCGCAACCGGCGACGACCGTCACAGTGCCGCCCCGGGTTGTCACCCTTGGCCACAGCATCGAAGCCCGTCCGATCGTCCTGCACCTGTTTGGCGATACCGCCGTCGGCCCGGCGAACACGGTGCTGATCTTCGGCGGCATCCACGGCAATGAACCCACCAGCGCCGGCGTCTGCCGTGAGCTGGTCGCTTACCTCACCGCAAATCCCGACGCTTGGCAGGGCAGATGTGTTGCCATCCTTCCTGAAGCCAACCCCGACGGCCTGAATCGGCGGATTCGCACCAACAAGAACCTCATCGATCTCAATCGCAACTTCCCCGCGGCGAACTGGAAGAAAACCCGCCGCAGCAGCTTCTTCGGCGGCGACGCCCCGGCGACCGAGCCGGAGACGAAGGTGCTGATCAGCCTGATCGAGCAAAACAAACCCGCCCGCATCGTATCGGTGCATTCGATGGCCGACCCCTGCAACAACTACGACGGCCCCGGCGAAGCGCTCGCCGAGCGCATGGCGAAACACAACGGCTACCCGGTCAAGGCGAGCATCGGCTACCCGACGCCGGGCAGTTTCGGGTCGTGGGCGGGGGGCGACAAGCAGATCCCGGTGATCACGCTGGAACTGCCGAGCAGGGCGACGACGGAAGCGAGTTGGAAGGGGAATCGGGAGGCGCTACTCGCGGCAGTGCGTGGGTAA
- a CDS encoding NAD(P)H-hydrate epimerase, producing the protein MNTAGSNPLPNPPPEYRRRGLVLTREQVRRIDQIAIEDFGVPGIVLMENAARGAVQAIYDEKLSHQNVLILCGGGNNGGDGLTIGRHLHNGGSRVTIGLCTDPAKYQGDALINWNIVQAMKLDLAEATPEWLDGRLLSRALPDRPTLLIDAIFGTGLTASPRDPFPAIAAIVHQSQIPVVAIDLPSGLDCDTGQPLGRAAIRAGLTVTFVGIKQGFTRPGADAYTGRIKVVDIGCPVAAVHRAMHGGQDSTPFPEQK; encoded by the coding sequence ATGAACACCGCTGGAAGCAACCCCCTCCCTAACCCTCCCCCGGAGTACCGGCGGAGAGGATTGGTACTCACCCGCGAGCAGGTCCGCCGCATCGATCAGATCGCGATCGAAGACTTCGGCGTCCCCGGCATCGTGCTGATGGAGAACGCCGCCCGCGGCGCGGTGCAGGCGATCTACGACGAAAAGCTGTCGCACCAGAACGTCCTCATCCTGTGCGGCGGCGGCAACAACGGCGGCGACGGCCTGACGATCGGCCGCCACCTGCACAACGGCGGATCGCGGGTCACCATTGGTCTCTGCACCGACCCGGCGAAGTACCAGGGCGACGCCCTGATCAACTGGAACATCGTTCAGGCGATGAAGCTCGATCTGGCGGAGGCGACACCCGAATGGCTCGACGGCCGGTTGTTGTCTCGCGCTTTACCTGACAGGCCGACGCTATTGATCGATGCCATCTTCGGCACGGGTCTCACGGCGTCGCCACGCGACCCGTTCCCTGCGATTGCGGCCATCGTCCACCAATCGCAGATCCCCGTCGTCGCGATCGATCTGCCCAGCGGTTTGGACTGCGACACGGGACAGCCACTGGGCCGTGCTGCGATTCGCGCCGGACTCACCGTTACTTTCGTCGGCATCAAGCAGGGCTTCACCCGGCCGGGGGCCGACGCTTACACCGGGAGGATCAAGGTCGTCGACATCGGCTGCCCCGTCGCGGCCGTCCATCGGGCGATGCACGGCGGTCAAGATTCAACACCGTTTCCAGAGCAAAAGTGA
- a CDS encoding ThuA domain-containing protein, translating into MLRALTACLALFLTALPAFAADSAATTSKIKVLLIDGQNNHAWAKTTPLIKAALEESGLFAIDVATAPGKGQKMDDFKPDFAKYQVVVSNYNGEDWSEPTKKAFEAYVAGGGGFVPVHAANNSFPKWVEYNKMIGVGGWGGRNEKSGPMLRFRDGKVVVDNKPGGRGGHGKRHEFAVETREPAHPIVAGLPAKWLHTADELYATLGGPAENVTVLATAYSAKETGGTSENEPMLMTIAYGKGRVFHTTLGHDDVSMKCVGFVVTLCRGTEWAATGKVTQKVPENFPTEAKTSVWTPAK; encoded by the coding sequence ATGCTTCGCGCTCTGACCGCCTGCCTTGCCCTGTTCCTGACCGCCCTTCCGGCATTCGCCGCCGACTCGGCCGCGACGACTTCCAAGATCAAAGTTCTGCTCATCGACGGACAGAACAACCACGCCTGGGCGAAGACCACGCCGCTGATCAAGGCGGCGCTGGAAGAGTCGGGCCTTTTCGCGATTGATGTCGCCACCGCGCCGGGCAAGGGGCAGAAGATGGACGACTTCAAACCCGACTTTGCCAAGTACCAGGTTGTCGTCTCCAACTACAACGGCGAAGACTGGTCGGAACCGACGAAGAAGGCGTTCGAAGCCTATGTCGCCGGCGGCGGCGGGTTTGTGCCGGTGCACGCGGCGAACAATTCGTTCCCGAAGTGGGTCGAATACAACAAGATGATCGGCGTCGGCGGCTGGGGTGGGCGGAATGAGAAGTCCGGCCCGATGCTCCGCTTCCGCGACGGCAAGGTCGTCGTCGATAACAAGCCCGGCGGTCGCGGCGGGCATGGCAAGCGGCACGAATTCGCGGTCGAAACCCGCGAACCTGCCCACCCCATCGTCGCCGGCCTGCCCGCCAAGTGGCTGCACACCGCCGACGAGCTTTACGCCACCCTCGGCGGCCCGGCGGAGAACGTGACCGTCCTGGCGACCGCGTACAGCGCCAAGGAGACCGGCGGCACCAGCGAGAACGAACCGATGCTGATGACGATCGCCTACGGCAAGGGCCGCGTCTTCCACACCACGCTGGGGCACGATGATGTCAGCATGAAGTGCGTGGGTTTTGTCGTCACACTCTGCCGCGGCACGGAATGGGCGGCGACGGGGAAGGTGACGCAGAAGGTGCCGGAGAACTTCCCGACGGAGGCGAAGACGAGCGTGTGGACGCCGGCGAAGTAG
- a CDS encoding Uma2 family endonuclease gives MASNLLTSSPSIPTIADLLDRLGGVPASRVRYFPLPGSATEQDVIDIEARENRLFELVDGTLVEKGMGYRESMLAVAIASALFGFVRPRKLGLVATADGMMRILPDQVRIPDVSFTSRERLPDGRVPTASIPSISPDLAVEVLSENNTVREMERKRSEYFQSGTRLVWIVDPMQRTVSVYTSPDQYTAYAADQSIDGGDVLPGFTLDLGSLFALLDE, from the coding sequence GTGGCTTCGAACCTGCTTACGTCCTCTCCCAGCATCCCCACCATTGCCGATCTCCTCGATCGGCTCGGCGGCGTTCCGGCGTCGCGCGTCAGGTACTTTCCATTGCCGGGGTCTGCCACGGAACAAGACGTGATCGACATCGAAGCTCGCGAAAATCGCCTGTTCGAACTGGTCGATGGGACGCTGGTGGAAAAAGGTATGGGGTATCGAGAGTCAATGCTCGCGGTTGCGATCGCGTCGGCCCTGTTTGGTTTCGTCCGTCCAAGAAAGCTAGGACTGGTCGCGACGGCCGATGGCATGATGCGGATTCTTCCGGACCAGGTCCGTATCCCGGACGTCTCGTTCACCTCGCGGGAACGCCTGCCTGATGGCCGCGTGCCAACCGCGTCGATCCCTTCGATCTCTCCCGATCTCGCGGTCGAAGTGCTGAGCGAGAACAACACGGTTCGCGAAATGGAACGCAAGCGATCCGAGTACTTTCAAAGCGGAACACGGCTTGTCTGGATCGTCGATCCAATGCAGAGAACCGTTTCCGTCTATACCTCCCCCGACCAATACACTGCGTACGCTGCCGACCAATCCATCGACGGCGGCGACGTTCTGCCCGGCTTCACGCTGGATCTCGGATCCCTCTTCGCACTTTTGGATGAGTAA
- the surE gene encoding 5'/3'-nucleotidase SurE, with protein sequence MLILLTNDDGIRAPGLVAMYRELVKLGDVTVVAPETVQSATGHGITIATPLLTQQVNVEGVFTGTAVDGRPADCVKLAVNQLLPRQPDLVISGINSGANVGINVIYSGTVAAAIEAAFLGLPAIATSLYLRNDKPIDYARTAHFARKSIEQILAAGLKGGQVCSVNLPPLNADEQPTGMKVVRQCYRAWNDTYEERKDPRGKSYYWNTSVFRLGETEDDTDVAALRDGYITITPLQFDLTHYPQLHEWQGREWKA encoded by the coding sequence ATGTTGATCCTTCTAACTAACGATGACGGTATTCGCGCCCCAGGCCTTGTTGCGATGTATCGCGAGCTCGTGAAGCTCGGCGATGTGACGGTGGTCGCCCCGGAAACGGTGCAATCCGCCACCGGTCACGGCATTACGATTGCAACCCCGCTTCTCACCCAGCAGGTGAACGTGGAAGGCGTCTTCACTGGGACTGCGGTGGACGGCCGGCCGGCCGATTGCGTGAAGCTGGCGGTCAACCAGCTTCTGCCGCGCCAGCCCGACCTGGTCATCAGCGGGATCAACAGCGGTGCTAACGTGGGCATCAACGTGATCTACAGCGGCACGGTTGCCGCGGCGATCGAGGCGGCGTTTCTCGGGCTGCCGGCGATCGCGACCTCGCTCTACCTCCGCAACGATAAGCCCATCGACTACGCCCGCACGGCGCACTTCGCCCGCAAGTCGATCGAACAGATCCTGGCCGCGGGGTTGAAAGGCGGGCAGGTGTGCAGCGTGAACCTGCCGCCACTGAACGCCGACGAACAGCCGACCGGCATGAAGGTCGTCCGCCAGTGCTACCGCGCCTGGAACGACACGTACGAAGAACGAAAAGACCCGCGCGGCAAGAGCTACTACTGGAATACGAGCGTCTTCCGACTCGGCGAAACCGAAGACGACACGGATGTCGCAGCTTTGCGCGACGGCTACATCACGATCACGCCATTGCAGTTCGACCTGACGCACTACCCGCAGCTGCACGAATGGCAGGGGCGTGAGTGGAAGGCGTAG
- a CDS encoding polyprenyl synthetase family protein: MTPTAQPDAITILSEHGRTVDADLRRLRDRYVEQAPVRLLDAIDYSLLAGGKRLRPTLILETCRACGGDPETNPSARAAATAMELIHTFSLVHDDLPAMDDDDLRRGRPTNHKVFGEAMAVLAGDAMTTIAFELIAIEAEPAVAAKLIAELAGASGPAGMIGGQVLDIDGEGKSLSLDQLQQIHRLKTGALLTASCRMGAIAGGIGSGGDLPGHTVSEYAHGQQSVGLGSQGQTGGATKDPRTAVRGRMDSVLAVTNYGRHLGLAFQIVDDILDVTSTPEQMGKATGKDAGKGKNTYPGLLGLDESRRMATAELAAALEAIEPLGSAADGLRALARFVVERNV, translated from the coding sequence ATGACGCCCACCGCCCAACCCGACGCGATCACGATCCTCAGCGAGCACGGCCGCACCGTCGATGCCGACCTGCGCCGGCTGCGCGACCGTTACGTCGAACAGGCACCCGTCCGCCTGCTCGATGCGATCGACTACAGCCTGCTCGCAGGCGGCAAACGCCTTCGGCCGACGCTCATCCTGGAAACCTGCCGTGCCTGTGGCGGAGACCCGGAGACCAATCCTTCCGCCCGCGCCGCCGCGACGGCGATGGAGCTCATCCACACCTTCAGCCTGGTCCACGACGATCTGCCGGCGATGGACGACGACGACCTCCGCCGGGGCCGGCCGACGAACCACAAGGTCTTCGGCGAAGCGATGGCCGTCCTCGCCGGCGACGCCATGACGACCATCGCGTTCGAGCTGATCGCGATTGAGGCCGAACCGGCGGTCGCGGCGAAGCTGATCGCCGAGCTCGCCGGCGCGTCCGGCCCGGCTGGCATGATCGGCGGGCAGGTGCTCGACATCGACGGCGAAGGCAAAAGCCTCTCGCTCGACCAGCTCCAGCAGATTCATCGACTTAAGACCGGCGCACTGCTGACGGCGTCATGCCGCATGGGAGCAATCGCGGGAGGGATCGGATCGGGCGGGGATCTTCCAGGGCACACTGTTTCAGAATACGCCCACGGACAGCAGTCCGTGGGTCTGGGATCACAAGGGCAAACAGGTGGAGCGACCAAAGACCCACGGACGGCTGTCCGTGGGCGTATGGATTCAGTTCTCGCGGTCACCAACTACGGTCGTCACCTCGGGCTCGCGTTTCAGATCGTCGACGACATTCTCGACGTTACCAGCACGCCGGAACAGATGGGCAAGGCCACCGGCAAAGACGCCGGAAAGGGCAAGAATACGTATCCAGGGTTGCTCGGACTCGACGAAAGCAGACGGATGGCAACGGCCGAACTCGCCGCGGCGCTCGAAGCGATCGAACCCCTTGGTTCTGCTGCGGACGGATTGCGGGCGCTGGCGCGGTTCGTGGTGGAACGAAACGTGTGA
- a CDS encoding zinc-binding metallopeptidase family protein: MERSLCKCGNVLFFESSVCVRCQRDVGWCTTCGKITSLEPHPQGGFTCNTKGCGAHVAKCENYATYDVCNRTIPADKAEVGALCDYCRFNRTIPNLDAPDNKVMWARIEAAKRRVLYGFDRLGLVYGTAEDGVVPPLMFDFKTDGGDGKQYRDVAGGEQVFTGHDNGVITLNLKEADPVLREKSRVEFGEAHRTLVGHFRHEMGHYIWDVMVKGQREPECVALFGDHNAVAYADALNAYYQNGPKADWPTAYVSGYATMHPWEDFAETFANYLDLMATIESARDGKMTSIKDEAKFDDLTAEYVRLGIVLNELNRGIGLIDFLPEVIVEPVKKKMAFVHSLTKLGKKR; this comes from the coding sequence ATGGAACGAAGCCTCTGCAAATGCGGTAATGTGCTCTTCTTCGAAAGCTCGGTCTGCGTCCGTTGCCAGCGTGATGTCGGCTGGTGCACGACGTGCGGGAAGATCACATCACTCGAGCCACACCCGCAGGGCGGGTTCACCTGCAACACCAAGGGTTGCGGGGCCCACGTCGCCAAGTGCGAGAACTACGCCACCTACGACGTTTGCAACCGGACGATCCCCGCCGACAAGGCCGAGGTCGGGGCGTTGTGCGACTATTGCCGCTTTAACCGCACGATCCCAAACCTGGACGCCCCCGACAACAAGGTGATGTGGGCCCGCATCGAAGCGGCCAAACGCCGGGTGCTTTACGGCTTTGACCGCCTCGGACTGGTCTACGGCACCGCCGAGGACGGCGTCGTCCCGCCGCTGATGTTCGACTTCAAAACCGACGGCGGCGACGGCAAGCAATACCGCGACGTCGCCGGCGGCGAACAGGTCTTCACCGGTCATGACAACGGCGTCATCACGCTGAACCTGAAGGAAGCTGACCCGGTGCTGCGGGAAAAATCGCGCGTCGAGTTCGGTGAAGCGCACCGAACGCTCGTCGGCCACTTCCGGCATGAGATGGGCCACTACATCTGGGACGTGATGGTCAAAGGGCAGCGCGAGCCCGAGTGCGTCGCGCTGTTCGGCGACCACAACGCCGTCGCCTATGCCGACGCGCTGAACGCCTACTACCAGAACGGCCCGAAAGCCGACTGGCCGACGGCTTACGTGAGCGGTTACGCCACCATGCACCCCTGGGAGGACTTCGCCGAAACGTTCGCCAATTACCTCGACCTGATGGCAACGATCGAAAGCGCCCGCGACGGCAAAATGACGTCGATCAAGGACGAGGCCAAGTTCGACGACCTGACCGCCGAGTATGTTCGCCTCGGCATTGTGCTGAACGAGCTGAACCGCGGCATCGGCCTGATCGATTTCCTGCCCGAAGTGATCGTAGAACCGGTCAAGAAGAAGATGGCGTTCGTGCACAGCCTGACGAAGCTGGGGAAGAAGCGGTAA
- a CDS encoding nuclear transport factor 2 family protein — MDLIFDAPWWLYIVPAIVGIVMAYLGLRKGDKTLRSVGVGLLLVGVVIFIASRAVETDTEKVSRQSRELVAAVEKREWDKLNALMEPDAAVTLAGVGEIYSTREQIVSACRSRADGSGVTALAITGLEPKREGAAQISAEVQIYVTANDGGGRPFPTGWRFVWARAADGRWLIHDIEAIQIGTYRPADARPWFPNAK, encoded by the coding sequence ATGGATCTGATTTTCGACGCCCCCTGGTGGCTTTACATCGTCCCGGCCATTGTCGGCATCGTGATGGCGTATCTCGGGTTGCGTAAGGGCGACAAAACCCTCCGCAGCGTCGGCGTCGGCCTGTTGCTCGTCGGCGTGGTGATCTTTATCGCCAGCAGGGCGGTCGAGACGGACACCGAGAAGGTCTCGCGTCAGTCGCGTGAACTGGTCGCGGCAGTCGAGAAAAGGGAGTGGGACAAGCTCAACGCGCTGATGGAACCAGATGCCGCCGTCACCCTGGCGGGCGTTGGTGAGATTTACAGCACCCGCGAGCAGATTGTCAGTGCGTGCCGCTCCCGGGCCGATGGCTCCGGCGTTACCGCACTCGCGATCACCGGCCTGGAACCGAAGCGCGAGGGCGCGGCGCAGATCAGCGCCGAAGTGCAGATCTACGTCACTGCCAACGACGGCGGGGGCCGGCCCTTCCCCACCGGGTGGCGCTTTGTCTGGGCACGCGCCGCCGACGGGCGGTGGCTCATCCACGACATCGAGGCGATCCAGATCGGCACCTATCGCCCCGCAGACGCCAGGCCTTGGTTTCCGAACGCCAAATGA
- a CDS encoding motility associated factor glycosyltransferase family protein codes for MAATTSAIPDATINADPASADRRYVLPEDAPYLKNLEVLWTLDADLARRIEAIDEPYPAATAKTGVATIALPASAGGRVVQLHSKYDPIAEADRLVSSASADKPAIYYVHGFGLGYHVEALAARSGDEAPIFVFEPDLRLLRTAFELRDFSKLLSANRLGFFTTLDKAALLDRLQPHLAMFSLGTTTIEHGPSLQVAPEFHAQYKQWLAEFASFARTSLNTFLLNSAKTAENIARNIGWYVASPCMSRLKDRFAGRPAIIVSAGPSLRKNKHLLPAIQDKAVIIAVQTTLKPLLEMGIEPHFVTSLDYHEICTRFFENLPKTYGDGRRRLRTELVAEPKATSRIFAMLDGNVSLLGSNFAESLLREMKPNKAKLPPGATVAHLAYYLAEWLGCDPIIFLGQDLGFSDGLCYAPGTSYEDVWRPEFGRFCTPEMKQWDQIVRERFILRRIPDFQGRPMYTEERLFTYLQQFERDFLQSKRTIIDATEGGAAKRGAKSMPLADAIDAHCQESFPVDLSDHGGSRWDRTADCAASLRKRRDEAAGIEDISRQTLPLLETIRDHINDQNKVNQAITKIDALRAEMNRFGATYDLVTELTQKSQLSRFEADRRIKMAKLDPTERQRRQVDRDIANVRSVMEAAARFAELMDEVAASLQSDQRREVASANARGAALGSTPAGRA; via the coding sequence ATGGCCGCAACAACGTCCGCCATTCCCGACGCCACGATCAACGCCGATCCGGCCAGCGCGGACCGGCGGTACGTTCTGCCGGAGGATGCACCGTACCTCAAGAATCTCGAGGTGCTCTGGACGCTGGACGCCGATCTGGCCCGGCGGATCGAGGCGATCGACGAACCCTACCCGGCGGCAACCGCCAAAACCGGCGTCGCCACGATCGCGCTGCCGGCTTCGGCCGGCGGCCGCGTGGTGCAACTCCACAGTAAGTACGATCCGATCGCCGAGGCGGATCGCCTGGTTTCTTCCGCGAGTGCCGACAAGCCGGCCATCTACTACGTGCATGGCTTCGGGCTGGGGTATCACGTGGAGGCGCTCGCCGCCCGATCCGGCGACGAGGCCCCGATCTTTGTCTTCGAGCCAGACCTGCGGCTGTTACGGACGGCGTTCGAGCTGCGCGACTTCAGCAAGCTGCTGTCCGCCAATCGCCTGGGCTTCTTCACCACGCTCGACAAAGCCGCATTGCTCGACCGGCTGCAGCCGCACCTGGCGATGTTCTCGCTCGGGACGACGACGATTGAACACGGGCCCAGTTTGCAGGTCGCGCCTGAATTCCACGCCCAGTACAAGCAGTGGCTTGCCGAGTTCGCGAGCTTCGCGCGTACGAGCCTGAACACGTTTCTGCTCAACAGCGCCAAGACCGCCGAGAACATTGCCCGCAACATCGGCTGGTACGTCGCCAGCCCCTGCATGAGCCGGCTGAAAGACCGCTTCGCGGGCAGGCCCGCGATCATCGTGTCGGCCGGGCCTTCGCTCCGGAAGAACAAGCACCTGCTGCCGGCAATCCAGGACAAGGCGGTCATCATTGCAGTGCAGACGACGCTCAAGCCGCTGCTCGAAATGGGCATTGAGCCGCACTTTGTCACGTCGCTGGACTACCACGAGATCTGTACGCGGTTTTTTGAGAACCTGCCGAAAACCTATGGCGACGGACGTCGCCGGCTGCGCACGGAACTGGTGGCCGAGCCGAAAGCGACGAGCAGGATCTTCGCGATGCTTGACGGCAACGTATCGCTACTGGGGAGCAACTTCGCCGAATCGCTGCTGCGCGAGATGAAACCGAACAAGGCCAAGCTGCCGCCGGGGGCGACGGTCGCGCACCTGGCGTATTACCTCGCCGAGTGGCTCGGTTGCGACCCGATCATTTTCCTCGGTCAGGATCTGGGGTTCTCCGACGGGCTCTGCTACGCCCCCGGCACCAGCTACGAAGACGTCTGGCGGCCGGAGTTCGGACGGTTCTGCACGCCCGAGATGAAGCAGTGGGACCAGATCGTCCGCGAGCGGTTCATTCTTCGCCGAATCCCCGATTTCCAGGGCAGGCCCATGTACACCGAAGAGCGGCTGTTCACCTACCTGCAGCAATTCGAACGCGACTTCCTGCAGAGCAAGCGGACGATCATCGATGCCACCGAAGGCGGTGCCGCCAAGCGCGGCGCGAAGTCCATGCCGCTTGCCGACGCGATCGACGCGCACTGCCAGGAGTCGTTTCCGGTCGATCTGTCCGACCATGGCGGATCGCGCTGGGACCGCACGGCCGACTGTGCCGCCAGCCTGCGTAAGCGGCGGGATGAAGCGGCAGGCATTGAAGACATCAGTCGTCAGACCTTGCCCCTGCTCGAAACCATTCGTGACCATATCAACGACCAGAACAAGGTGAATCAGGCGATCACGAAAATCGATGCGCTGCGCGCGGAGATGAACCGGTTCGGCGCGACGTACGACCTGGTCACGGAACTGACGCAGAAATCACAGCTCAGCCGGTTCGAAGCGGATCGGCGGATCAAGATGGCCAAGCTCGACCCGACCGAGCGTCAGCGACGGCAGGTGGACCGGGACATCGCGAACGTGAGAAGCGTGATGGAAGCGGCGGCGCGATTTGCAGAGCTGATGGATGAGGTGGCCGCTAGCTTACAGAGCGACCAGAGACGCGAAGTCGCTTCCGCAAACGCCCGCGGCGCTGCCTTGGGCTCCACACCAGCGGGGCGGGCGTAA